TTATAATGGTCGCTCACGGAAATTTGGTACACGTCATTTTATGTTTACTTTTGCACTCATCAGTCTCAACAACATTGATTGCCACCACCTTACTCCAAAAGATTTACATTTAAATacagaaaattattatttcgaaTCATCCTTAGTTTCTTTAATACTATAAAACAGTAAGTACTTCATGGTTCTTATTACTTCAAACTGCACTTATTAATTCTCGAACAATTATGCCAATATTTAGTCGAGTTATCTACTATATATTTGCCTTTTTATTGCTGTATCTAATATAGGCCTATCAATAATCCAGCAATAATCTCgaagaaaattatattatatatttttgttaCTAACTGTCCAAGGAACTCAACCTTTAACTAACGTGATCAAATTCATAATGAAAACACGGAGAGATTTCTGATTTGACGAAAGACAAGGGCTGCGTTGCGAACCATTGAGTCCGGTTCCAACGtttcagcatcccattggactgcgaatggtatgcagtggtcctgtgtcactatgggctgttggtggaTCTGCAGAATAAAACTTTAATAGATCCCGCAGCCTCTTTAAAATCGTCACCTGCACAGACGACACTCTTCCCATTGTATTCGAGGATATTGTCGATCATCGCATTCGCGTACTCCTctgaaaatatcgcaacatcattACTGAAAGTAGTATCTCCCAGCGGGTACAGCACGatatgcagcaccacatcaacactaccgatcttctcaaaggtgcagcccctatcaccccagaagcCAGCGGCTGCAAGGAAAGAGTTCGATGATTTCATAAAGCAGGGTGTTTgaagaccttccaatagctattcgtcatctccactccatatggtcccaaATGGCGAATGAAGGCCTTGTCAagattacaggcgtctgaatgcgCAGACAATAGCCGACTAATGTCCTATTCTACTGATCCATTACTTTACGCATTCATTGACAAACTGtcgtgtttttacgaccttggatatggccaaggcgtatcaccaaatcattGTTGCTCCCGGAGACATACCGAAAATGGCTTTCTGCACACATTCCGGacccttcgagttcaccaggatgacatttGGCTTGTGCAGTGCTGCGGAGACATTTCAGATATCATCACTCTATCCTACGAAACTTTAACTTCtatttcgtctacatggataatgttttggtcgcttcttcttcgAAATCTAAGCATTTGGACCATAtcgttgtcccgttcataagaggggtcggttcgtcgttgtCGGTttcgcattttattttatcaaaggcctaatTTTGATGTAGACGCGAAACTTTGAAATCATCACcccgcgtatcaagccaccgttgtttcgtccggccttttggtcggaTAGCATCTACTAGCATCTACTTAAATAACTAGCCATAAGTTCCGtcgttatgaaatttggttAGAATATTCTTCAGAAAAAGTACTTAAagaaaattcaataatttttttttgttgattttcacaGCCTTGATGTCGGCAAATAACCGCTTAATACAATGTTTTTAATGCTTTTCTAGTTTCTTGTTACCGCCGTAGGGTACAGAACTTCCAACTTATACTGACTGTCTGTTTATCTGCAACACGCACTTTTTCCAAAAACGAATGCATCGATTGAAACAATATTTTGTGTACATACGGAGACTGTGGGGTCCGTTACAACAGTGAGGCATGGTTTTATATGGAGTTTCAAGGCGACTCCCCATGCATGTAAAGGGAGGAtataaaatttgtttgatttcaatGTATTCGCGTGAAATGTTAAATGAAGGAACTCAATTCTATTCTAATTTAAAGaacaaatatgaaaattttattaaaaatattgtgTGTTGCTAAGAACTGCCCCTAACAAGTCGCTAAGATCCTCATAATCAGTCGCCAATGGCATTACAGAAAAAAGATTTCTGTCAACTGTACTTAGACAACTTCTGTACCAGACCTATTATTCTTAATTTCCAAGAAATAATTTGCGTAGGTGAATCCATAAAACGAAGTGTTACTTCTATCACTTTTATTCAAATTATATTTATCATAAAAAGCACCAAACAAAACCACTTGTGTGGTTCCTACAAGAGGGAATACGCAATAGATAATAAAATCATCTTCTCTAAATTTTAATTGATAAAATGACTTCTATGAATGATGGAGGTAACCTGAGTAAGATACTATTGGTTACCGGATCAGATTACGAGTGCTCTTACGTATAAAGTAAAAACCATCATGTGCCAATACTATACGCTGAAAAAAAGATTGAGAATAGCTATAAAAAAGACATTTCCATTCGTTTCTTCGGCTATAATTCAACAATTTTTATCTCTTTCCAAGAACAAATACAAGAatggaaaagtaataattgcTCTTCAAAATCTGCTTGCATCATTCTTTACCTGAACGCGGCAACTTACATACAAACGGAAAAAGTAGAACAATTCAATTCCATAATTCTAAAACTAGTTATAATCTTGCATCTGAAAAAAGGAATATGCTCCTAAATCATTTTAAGTTTCCgccattttacaaaaaaattccAACAACACTTAATATCTGTAAAGTGGTCAACGTGTCTGTTATATCAAGATCAGATAAGTTAGCATCTTCATCTCTTCAGTCATTAAACAATTTGTGTGTTTAAAACAAGATTCAGTTGAAAACGAGAAACAATTACTTTATTGTGGGAATATCATTGTTTGTTTCTTTGTGATGTCACGTTATTCGGAGTGCAAAGCATCTTGATATGCATTAAATCTCAGCATTCAGAAGATGTTAATAAGAAagaagtgaatttaaaaaagaatggaaaaccTGCGTGCAGTTTTTGTTTTGTGCAGGAATAATTATAGGCATTTTCGCTTGTTTAAATTCTCATCAATACAATAAAGCGTTGGGAGCAtgccttaatttttttcatttttttgatatttacaaaaattgttaaaatttgTCATAGCACACTCATGgttgaaaatatttgttttctggatttgtagtttaaaaaaatgtttttattaacTATTCATGATAGTTTATCGTATTTTAGTAACATGTCTTAGAAGCTTTCTTCGAGAATTCGGACTATCTACACCTAACTTCGGTATTGTCCTGAAAAAATGTTACCCTAAATCCATAAACAATCAAATATTTCCATCTTATATTGTGAGTTCTCAAAATACATAACAATATAAGATGTATTCTCCTCAGTGACCATTTAAAAACTTATAGCGTATGACTCACACGGTGGGAACATAAATTGTATGGTCACTTGACCAAATCACCGTTAAAAATTATCTGTGTGATTCTCTCAGTGAACTTAAAATTTTCTGAAGATTGTTATAGTCTTAATTTTCAAGGATagtgttgctgttgttgtgccTCAAATTCCAGATATTGTTCTTAAAAAAGATGTCGTCAGTGAAAAGGTATAAAAGAGTCGTCAATGTTACGGGCACGAAACATTACGCCAGATTCTTTCGGTCCTGATAGTCTTAATAAAAAGCTGCTGTGTATAAAAAGTAAAGAAAGATGTTAGCCAAGGTAAATTAACTTCAGATCACCGGACCGCATCTCCTTTGCTTGCAAATTCGTACAGTTACACTTAAGTGATCATGCGGCTGTAAAAATTGCGTTTGATTTCTGAgcggttttatttttattttcagatctTATTTATATTTGGACTAGTTGTATCCAGCAATACCCGTTCAATTCATCGTTATGAATTAGGTGACCGCTACTATTATCTGAAGGCGTTGAAGCAGCAAGAGGCGGCCCGTAGACTTTCTGATTATTACCAACCGGTAGACGACTATAATTTTGGTTACTCTGTGCATGACCAATATACTGGCGATATAAAAAGTCAGAAAGAGGCCCGAAAAGGAGGTGTTGTTCAAGGCAGTTACGAACTTTTGGATGCAGATGGATACAAGCGGATTGTAGACTACACTGCAGATGATATTAATGGCTTTAATGCATTTGTTAGAAGAGTCCCGTTTGGGTCAACAGGAGGACGATTCATTGAACCTTTTGCAACACCAGCACCGTCTTTCGCAACTGCTGCTCCATTCAGACCCGCACTTAGAACACCGCAATCAAATCACCGATTTGGACCACGGGTTACACAACTGTATCCATACGTTACAAACAATCTAAACAATTATGTGTCAGATTATTTTAATGGATACTCGGAAGGAGACTTCCATCAATACTATTAAGAATGTGTTCTGTGATCGTGAGTGAATATGCGATTTATTAAAGATAGTTTGAAAAAAGTGTACACTTTTACCTTGATATCTATCCGAAAGCATCTGTTGCTAATTGACTGATGGGTGCACCATTCTTCAATAAAAGTGCTGCATTTTGGTAGCTAAAATATGAACACTGGATTTCAAACAATTTCTTATAAATCATGTTTTATTAACTGCGCGATAGCCAAGTTGAGTGTGAATATCTTGACTAACCAGTTTCGGTTCGGCTCCGGTCATGAAtgattgtgtttgtcctttgtGCGAGTTTTACTCCTGTGGGCTTATTACGAGTGCATCATTAAATGCGTTGATACTGAAAACGAAGGGAAGTCTAATTAAATTAATGCTACCACGCTGGAGGCAGATTAGCTTGAAaacacaataaaaaaataaaaaactatgtaaagaaaaaaaacgaaacacaaatagtaataaaaagaaTTAAAGAAAGGGTTAATTATTGCAAAGGATTAAATGGAAGAAATCACATTTACATTTACTGAGTGGAATAGAAATGGTTATGGAGCTAAGCAACTTTTTCGGTTTTCTACCCATTTCCAATATATTGCTGGGGTGTACTCAGGGTGGTTGAAGCTTCTGTAACCGCCCGGAGCGCTGTGTGTCCTTCCTTTAAAAACCTGCACCTACCTAAAatcgtgttttttttcttttctagcgAATTCCGCAGATTTGATAATTTTGTTGTTCAGTTTTATTTCCATATCACCACTTACGGCCACTACCTGTCTTTCTCTCTTTCCATACTCTTGTCAATAGCACCCCCTTTCGGctaggaggactgaatccagttcttataatgccttccgattctcgtgtccccatacatctgtttggtagaagatatgaagttactctgaagcatagagaggactgggaagacccagaggaatgcgtggcgggatatacggaagtcttctacaccgatggctcaaaaacagaagagggttctggagccggagtctacctctcgaataaaaacaagaagtgggcttttcctttcggacaatatgcaacggtttttcaagccgaagtttatgtaaTCTTAGGTGGCAAACTGggcgattgacgagcggttgaagggcaggcgcatcgcaatctgcagtgacagttaaGCTgcgctgagggcattgagcagtcctttgatcacctcgcaaatcgttcaggaatgcagaagccgtttgaactctatgtctagattcaatacggtggaactactctgggtacctggtcactgtggcatagagggaaacgaaatctcggacgctttagcgaaagaggggtcaatctcccctatgccgggaccggaaccagcaattcgagtatcagtagcattggctaaatctgttttcaaaaactgggaacaagtttctcataatgacaggtggcagagccaaAATGCTGCTcgtcacaccaaacttttcctgccagaaccgaacatacgtaccgcaaagtttatcctgtcgaaaagcaggaggacctgcaggtgtattgtgggcattctgacaggccataattcactagctgggcatatgttcagaataggaattaccgaagatgatacgtgtccctcctgtaatgaggaagcggaatccacggagcatttcctatatgaatgccccgcctatggacgcatcaggcatcagatctttggtgccgatgttcttcaattgcgacgggtagcatcacatccactaacggaaatcctgcgatacgttaacgaatccggaattttccgttagacgggggaggcgagtacaatggtccAACACGGCCTGGGTGCTCAGAAGCtgaagcttctcccccaccatacacacacacacacctccTTTCGGCTTcctgattcaattttttttttattttcctcattTCAAGAAAGTCATATTTATAGTTATTGTAAAAGTTAGAACGTATCTAGGCAGGAGATTTTGAGTGAGTTAAAGGAGAGGAGTCCTTACGTCGCATTAGATGTACTAATATCCACTGAAAGGACCGAAAAGGCTGCTCGCCGGGCGCAGTAGCTACAAcaaagtttgataaaaatctaTCTTGAAAATACACAACTATGTTATATAAATAAAGAGagatcgtttttttttaattattgcgAACCCGGTATATTCGTACATATTTCGATATTTCGCGAGCCAGTTGctctcttcctcagtgcttCTTACAATCAGATTGTCTTACTAGCGCTTCCATTATCGCACCTCAGATCCCCAATGTAAACACTACAATTAAGTACCACTGGAATAATATTGGAACCCTCCAGTCAAATGGTTCAATAAGCTTTTGATTCGATGCTTACTAGTAAGATCAATTTGAAGATGTTTAACATGTGATACAGCAAAAACTTTAACAATAAGGCAAATCAACTCTGTCAATGGATAATCAGAGGAGAGGGATCACCAATTCTTCTAAGTTAAAAGAAAAACGCATTAACAATACCTCTTGTACCTAAATATATGTAACAGATACAGATAGATTAGAACTCATTTCCATTTAAAGACAAAATAAAAAACACTTTATTTCCAGCAAAGAAAAGTATCTTATTTCAAGAATAACGCATTCTAGGAGTGAGTTCTCTTCCTGAT
The window above is part of the Hermetia illucens chromosome 3, iHerIll2.2.curated.20191125, whole genome shotgun sequence genome. Proteins encoded here:
- the LOC119651395 gene encoding pupal cuticle protein Edg-84A-like; the encoded protein is MLAKILFIFGLVVSSNTRSIHRYELGDRYYYLKALKQQEAARRLSDYYQPVDDYNFGYSVHDQYTGDIKSQKEARKGGVVQGSYELLDADGYKRIVDYTADDINGFNAFVRRVPFGSTGGRFIEPFATPAPSFATAAPFRPALRTPQSNHRFGPRVTQLYPYVTNNLNNYVSDYFNGYSEGDFHQYY